TGGTGTTGACTCAACAGGGAATTAAGCTCATTAGAAACTTCCTGGGGCCCAGTGTGGGAGAGACCCCAGGGCAGGAGGTCCCGGGGGGGAGAGGGGTTATGCACCCCAGCTGGGGGCGTCATCAGCACCAGGGGATTATTGCCCCTGCGGTTGTTTGGTGGTGATGGGTTTGTGTCTGGGTGGATTCTCTAGTGTCTAATACAAGGGTTGAgtctcccctgatggcctgtCCCAAGGCCACCactgtcccccctcccccctgaCCCCCGACTGCAGCCGACCCCAGCCACCCTTCCCCTCGCAGCCCTCGCGCCTTCGCTGCTGTCAGCTGAGCCTTGCCAGCATGCCACCAACACAGGATTCTTCCCTTTGTGTTGGCATCTCCCTCCCCAGAGACTTCCCCGAGTCTGCTGCTCCCTCATTCACAGCTTGGCATCGAACCCTTATTATTCTCTTGTCAATTTgattttttcccaaagtcttCATATTTTGCAAAGGCCTGGGAACACACCCGTGCAATTACACCCCCCAGATCCTCCACCCGTGCCAGAGCCCACCACAAAAAACCAGCCATTCCCCTGCCGAGCGGGTTCAGAGCTGCTGGTGATTTACCAGGGCTCGGAGCGgtgtgtgcctcagtttccccagtggggcaggatggggtcCCCCTCTTCTGCACCCCAAGAGGCTGGTGGTGACATGGCATGGCTGTGTCACGGGGtgatgagagagacaggaatggggatggggatggagatgaagatggagatggggatggggttaGGGATGGAATGGGAATGGGGAAGTGCTGAGGATAAGGATGAGAAtttgggatggggagaaggatGAGGCTAGGGGTGAGGATGAGATTGGGAAAAGGGTGAAGATGATTCAGATAAGGATGGGGCTGGGAAAAGGGTCAGGAATGGAAATGGGCTTGGAGtgaggatggagatggggatgggcAGGGACAGCAACAGGGATGGAGTTGAAAATGGGGACAGGGCTGAGGGCAGGGATGAAGGTggagatgggatggggatgaggatgtggatgggaatcagaaTGGGAAAGCGTTGAGGATGAGAATAAGGATGGGGACGGGACGGGATTGGGGATGGGAGCagctggcctgggcagccccatgcagcGGTCacagggagcaggggaaggagctgtGCAGGGGCACTGCAGGCCCTCCTCGGGCGGAAGGTCCAGAGGGGACAGACCCTCTCCCAGAGCTTGGCAGGGCCGGGGGGAGACTGGGCCTGGACAGCagagtggggcaggggacaggcagaGAGACACCGGCAAGGGGTGCAGGTGCCCCAGGTGATGCTCGGGAGGGTGCTGCCGGCCCTGGTGAGCACTGCTGCCCGTCTGCTGCCCGCGTGCTGCCTGATAAATCCTCCCATCGTATATAAGCCACCCCAGCGCCAGGTTGCCAGATTTTGTCTGGTGCCTTAATGTCAGGACTGTAAATTAGCTCCCAGCACCGAGGCGACCTTGAGGAGTTCTCTGCAGGGTTTAGCATTGGGGGGagtggagctggggggggggggaggacacaTGTGGGTGCCCCATGCCcagctgtgcctcagtttcgccagtgcaggcagggatgctgctgtgctggcagaggtTAGTGCACTCTGAACTTGAACCTGcgggctgctgcagccccaggtcCTGCCAGAGCCCCCATCACCACTGCAATCCCCCAAAATTTGTGGGGACGGTCACCTCCATGTTGGCATTAGGAGCGACAGCTCTGGGAGCCGGTGTGGCCGCTACCAACCCTCAGGTCCCCAAAAGACCCCTGATCCCGGCAGATCCCAAGCATCCTTTGGGATCCCAAGGAGATGGGGACTGGAGAAGGCCCATCCATAACCCCCGGGAGCAGCTTCACCTGGGTCACGGCCACAGTCAAACCCTCCTGGCGGGGATCTCTGCTCTGACCCACCTCCAGCATGCAACGGGTGAAGGAGCCAGGGCAGCACCTTCGCTTAGCATCTGCCTACTGGCTGCAAAGTTACCTCCCAGTTATCGAGTacctccccagcactgccacaCGCATGTGTGCATCTACATACACACAGGTGCTTGCGTGCATACCCAGGTTCATAGGCAGACGTGCATGCACACATGTATATGCACCTTCATGAATGCATATACAtgtacacatgcatacacatatatGCACATTCAGGCAAGCACTTCTGTGCACATGCATATGTGCACGCACATGCATTCATGCACATGTATGCACATTCAGGCATGCACACACTGCACTGGGCTCATTTGCAGTGCAAATCCCGCTGTGAACTGGGCAAGCACCCCAGTGGGTGCTTGGTGGCCATATCCTGTGCACCCCCACCCCTTTTCCATCCTCTTTTGGGGGTCTCCTTGCCCTTCCCCAGGAGGAACCAGccctggggtggggaaggacacccccccccccccccatcatcaTCTCAGCGCATCCCAGGGCTGGGATGTTTGGCCATCGCTCGCCCAACTGCCAGGCGCTGAGCTCATGGCAGCCAAACAGCTACTTAATCGATCGATTGAGACATTTATCTGCCTCCCTCCCACCACCCATTGCTGTTGGATCGCCTCCAGGTCGCTAAAATTAGAAGCCGTCAAAGCAGCGATGGCCGCGCTGGGAGGGGGAAGCACGGCGGGAAGAGGGGTTGAGGGTGTCTGTGTGAGGAGCATCGAGGATGGTGGCGTGGGATGAGGGCTGGAGGGTGCACCTTGATGTTAGGTGCCTGCACAGGGATGtaggagggatggggacagcagcagctgcaccaGGAATGGGGTTAGAGGGACCAGAAATGGTGTTGGATGGACCAGAAGCAGCATCAGATGCACCAAGGATGGGGTTGGAGGCACCAGGGATGGGGTTGGAAGCACCAAGGATGGGGTTGGAAGCACACACAGGGATGCAGCAGGGAGGGACGCAGCCGGGTCCCTGCTCGTCCCCCCACCAGCTCCCTCTCGGGCAGACCCAGCCAGCCGTGAGCAACTCCAaaccaggggaaaaagaaggataaaccccatccccgtggCAGCTAAAGGCTGGCAGGTTGTAACTAGCCCTGGGGACAACCCACCAGGGGGTGGTGGCACCGCAGGGACAATCTGGGAGCTccctgggcggggggggggggtggggtggtaaatgctgcttttccccTCATTTATTTGCCCCTTGGAATCAAATAAAGGCTTTTTAAGTGCTTCCActgatatattttaattttataccCCGGGTCACCCCCTAAGGTGACAGTTTGGGGCCAGAGGGACATGAAGTTTCCCTGGGCTGACGCAGAGGGGCCAGACTTGCTGCTTTTAGCTGCAACTCGACAGGGAAAAGGGAATTGAAATGGGAACACGAGGTGggaattttatattttccctGGACATATTCTCCActattaagaaaagaaaagaaggaataacataaaaaagaaagactgcAGCTTGATGGCTGTGCCAACCCCCCAcgctgctccagcagcactcaaaaattttaaaattttttttcgttgttgttattatttttaattctcccCCCACCAGCTTGGCTCCTTAGCTCTGATTGACTGTGACTGACAGCTCTGCCCATCATTTTCAACAGGAGTCACTGCTGGATTTGCAGCTCCCACTCCCTTTATCAATATAATTGGGATTTTTATAAGGAATCTGCATCCGTCCAGGAGGGTTTAAGCCCCCCCTCCCGTGGGGGTCCCAGTGCTCCCCCCCAGGACAATAACTTTTCCCTGTGGCCTTTTCCAGCTTGTCCTTGAATTAAGGCCTCGTGTCCCGCTtggtgtttatttaaaatattcccGGTGGAGGTTATTTATAGGGGGGTGAAATGGCGCTGGGCTCGTGCCGCTGCTTTGAAAAGGCCATTTCTGACTTTTCTTTAATGGGCTGTTAAAAATGTGCAATAAAacagccctcccagccccaggctgaGAGCTGAGGGGGACCCAGCCTCTGCCACTGGGCCATACAGGGATCAGACTGGGGACCACACTGGGATCAGACTGGGAGGGGAGGGCTACTGGGCGGTCATACTGGGGTGATGGTGGGACTATACTGGGATCAAACTGGTGGAGCATACTGGGGTTATTCTGAGACCATACTGGGATGCTACTGGGACCATATAGGGCTCAGATTGGGGCACATACTGGCATGAGACTGGTATCAGACTGGGGACCATACTGGGATGATACTGAGATCAGACTAGGAGGGCATACAGGGATGAGACTGAGACTGCACACCAGGATAAACCTGGAGGCCACACTGGGATCTGACTGGGGCTGCACTGGGCTTTCATTGGCGGCTCATACTGGTGGGACCAGGAGAGGCTTATACTGGGAGTGCACAGGGACCACACTGGGGGTGGATGGGGCTTAACTGGGATGAGCCTGGGACCACCCCATGCCCATACTGGGAGAGGACGGAGCCCACTGGGCTCAGCCGCTGCCACTTTTCCTTCTAATCCCAACTGCAGccaaaaaagatttaaaaaaaaaaaggtgtggaAGTTgtcaaattccatttttttaaagaagataaataaaaaatataataataaaaaaacccaacccagccCACGAGCAGCAGGGGGGAAGCACACagctaataaagaaaaaaaaaattgaataaaaaaattaataataatatacGTTTGCCTTGCCCACTGGAGGGAATGAGGATATAATAtaggcttttattttattttctctttataaatAGTCCCCCCTCTCCCCATGCCCCGCAGGGGGAGGCGCCGGCTGGGGGCCGCTTCCCCCAGCACTCACAGTTTAGCGCCCCAAAACCTGCTTTTCTCCCttaaataggggaaaaaaaaatcccccccagcagcatccctgtcCCTGGGTCCCCATTGTTGGGGTCACCAACCTCGGTGTCCCCATCTTTGGAGTTCCCTCCTTGGGGGCCAATCCTTGGGGGTCCCCATCTTTGGGAACCCATCCTTGGGGTCCCCATCCTTCATGTCCCCGACTTTGGGGTCCCATCATTGGGATCCTATCTTTGGCATCCCATCCTTGGGGTCTCAATCTTGGGATCCCTGTCCTTGGTGTCCCCATCTTTGGGGTCTCCTCCTTGGGGTCCCCATCCCAGGACAGGGTGTCACTGCATGGGGCCGTAGGGCCAGTTGAGGGTGGCACCGGCAAGCAGCATGTCGCGGATGAGGGTCTCGATGGGGGTCTTGCCGACCAGGCGGCTGAAGAAGAGCTGCTGGATGCCAGGGGCGGAGACGCTGCGGAGGGCCGGCAGGCGCAGGAGCAGGCGCCCGAACcggctgggctggctggggtGCTGCCGCCGCACGTGCTCCTCCAGTGCGCACTGCGACTTCTCCTGCAAGCCGGCCACCTGCCCCGGGTCCGACAGCCCCACTGCGTCTGCCCCGGGGgcaaggggaaactgaggcacggccCCGCCCCAGCAGAGACCCTGCCTCTTTAGCTCCACCCATTACTTCCCAGCCCGTTCGTTCCCTTGACACCCAGACCTGCCCCATCAAGCCCGCCCCCTTAGGCTTACCCCATTGGAGCCCCACCCCATTAAGCCCCACCCTAAGACACACCCCATTAAACTCCACCCAAAGCCCCATCCCACTTAGCCCCACCCAGTCATTCCCAGCCAATTCACTCTCTGCACACCCATTGATGCCCACCCCCTTGCAACCCCACTCCATTAAGCCCCACCCCATTGGAACCCCACCCCCCTTGGAACCCCTACCTCACTAAGCCTCCCTTCATTTAGCCACACCCCATTCAGCCACACCCCATTTAGCCACACCCAGCCATCCCCAGCCCATTAATTCCCTGCCCACTCATTGACACCCACCCCATTGAAGCGCCACCCCATtggacaccccccaccccaataaGCCCCACCCACGACACCACCCCCTCAAGCCCCTCCCCCCCTTGCAGCCCCGCCCCTCCTCACCGGGGGAGAAGAGGGCCACGGCCTTGAGGCAGGCGTACTCAGCGGCGTCGACGCGCAGTGCCTTCAGCTTCTCCACCTGCTCCTGGAAGAGGCGGATGTGATCCATGAAAGCCACCACGCGGTCGGCAGCCATCGGAGCGGCGTGGAGCCCGGCGGCGGCCAACAACGGGGCAGCGTGCAATGGTAAAGCCGACTGCGCCGCGTTCAACACAAAGAGCTCGCTCCAACCCAACCGGAGCAAAGCGACTTGATCGGAAAGTTGCAAATCCGGGAAGAAAGGGATGCCCTTGGCCCATTCGATGGCGCTGAAGAGGAGGCGAGCGGCCAGCTCACAGATGCTCTCGATGCCGACCACACCGCTGGGTTGTAGGCACTGGGAGCCGTAGCGAGCTGGGGGGTACGGTTCGGCGCGGAGCAGCAAGGAGATGAAGCCACTTAAATAGCTGTGACCGCCATAGGGATCCCCGGGGACCACGGGATATTGGCCGGGACTGCTTGGGGCGTGCACCATGCGGCCTCGCTGCACGGCtgtggaggggagcaggaggtcAGCACCccaacccaccccccccccgcaccaTCACCCCTGTGTGTTGGCCAACCCCCCCCGCCATTCCCCAGGGATTAAATACAGAggctggggtgcagggtggcTGTTAGAGGGTCCCCAGGGGATGGTGTGCCCCCCACCCATGTTAGAGGGGGGATGTGCCACCCGGCATGGGGACAAATTTACCACTACCCCCCCCGACGACCCCCCCAGCGCAACGCACTGGGGCTCCCCTGTCTGCCAGCTCCCACCCAGCTTTTCACAGGCACACTGGAtttgcacacacacccccccccccccgcaaacaTTTAAGGTCACCCCCTTCTTGCAAGGGGACGGTGCTAATGAGGGTCCCCAAGGAGAtgctggggggagggggcaggagcTCCCCTCTGGGTCCCACccctggggttttttgccttaaaaaactCCAAATTggtgtttggttgttttttgttttttttctcttggtgaTGCTGTGCAGTGGGTGGGGGGTCcagccttctcctccccagcgCCTCCAGCTCACCGGCCCCCACCCCCAGCATCGCCGCCCCCCGTGGCGAGGGCAGGCTCTGAGCCAGGCTTAGCCTAATGCAGCGTGACAGTCCCAAGTGTCAGCCAGCGGTCGGGATCGGGGGCCGTGGGAACGGGGGTCCCCAAGGAATGGGCGTCCTCCAGGATTGGGGGGTCCCCCAGGattgggggtgctgggggcctcctcctgctctcacCCAGCCCTGGGGGTGCAGCGTGTGGCCCCGgctccccccaaaccctccctctgctcagcaTCACCCCAACAGCATTTGCCAGGTGCGGCCCCCTCCTCGCCGCCCACACCACCTCTCTTTGCACCACGAACCTCCAAACCTCCTTTGCAACACTACAACCCCTCCCACTAACCCCCCCTTTGCATCACCCCAAACCCCCTTTTCATCACCATGTACCCCCAAACCCTCTTTGTTCCTCCGTGAACCCAA
This genomic window from Haliaeetus albicilla chromosome 10, bHalAlb1.1, whole genome shotgun sequence contains:
- the LOC138687367 gene encoding nuclear receptor subfamily 2 group F member 5-like, whose product is MALTAGPWPEPPLPPPPPPPPPPPPGGPEVAGKAGGDCLVCGDKASGKHYGQVTCEGCKSFFKRSVRRNLSYSCRGGRDCPVDQPHRNQCQYCRLRKCLRVGMRREAVQRGRMVHAPSSPGQYPVVPGDPYGGHSYLSGFISLLLRAEPYPPARYGSQCLQPSGVVGIESICELAARLLFSAIEWAKGIPFFPDLQLSDQVALLRLGWSELFVLNAAQSALPLHAAPLLAAAGLHAAPMAADRVVAFMDHIRLFQEQVEKLKALRVDAAEYACLKAVALFSPDAVGLSDPGQVAGLQEKSQCALEEHVRRQHPSQPSRFGRLLLRLPALRSVSAPGIQQLFFSRLVGKTPIETLIRDMLLAGATLNWPYGPMQ